One Rossellomorea aquimaris DNA window includes the following coding sequences:
- the ysxE gene encoding spore coat protein YsxE — translation MVQTLEGLKPVLQPYGVEPHFVENYGKISKVFSNKGTLAVKQLPAQTGVDFVRNVQMLFQRGYNRIVPIYPTLDGRYAVWNDGQLYYVMPWLLNLEREDQFEKHQKMFRELARLHTLSSQEVKIDKEERESHYEQLTSRWDKEQQFLDEYVEACERTTYMSPFQFHFCMYYKDASQALKFSRKMLDEWYEETKDLEKVRTVITHGKVSTEHFLFDERGLGYFHNFENSKVASPFHDLLPFLSRTLKTYPKYYEECIEWLTTYFQHFTVRNEERLLFMSYLAYPSSVIAVVEKYFHTPKDKRNERKSLKKLQRHYWLLKNTEYVVMRLDEMEKKKQEQAAEAE, via the coding sequence ATGGTACAAACGCTGGAGGGATTAAAGCCTGTCTTACAACCTTATGGTGTCGAACCCCATTTTGTTGAGAATTACGGGAAGATTTCCAAAGTATTCTCCAATAAAGGTACACTTGCTGTGAAGCAGCTGCCCGCCCAAACTGGAGTTGATTTTGTCAGGAATGTACAAATGTTGTTTCAAAGGGGCTATAACCGGATTGTTCCGATCTATCCGACATTGGATGGGCGCTATGCAGTGTGGAATGATGGGCAATTATACTATGTAATGCCCTGGCTCTTGAACCTGGAAAGGGAAGATCAATTTGAAAAGCATCAGAAAATGTTCCGGGAATTGGCAAGACTTCATACTCTCTCCTCTCAAGAAGTAAAGATTGATAAAGAAGAGAGAGAATCTCATTACGAGCAGCTGACATCCAGGTGGGATAAAGAACAGCAGTTTCTCGATGAGTATGTGGAAGCATGTGAAAGGACTACGTATATGTCTCCTTTTCAATTTCATTTTTGTATGTACTATAAGGACGCTTCCCAAGCACTGAAATTTTCACGGAAAATGCTGGATGAATGGTATGAGGAAACGAAGGATCTGGAGAAGGTCAGAACTGTCATTACACATGGTAAGGTATCCACGGAGCATTTTTTATTCGACGAAAGAGGCTTGGGTTATTTTCATAACTTTGAGAACTCAAAGGTGGCCTCACCCTTCCACGACCTGCTGCCGTTTTTGTCCAGAACATTGAAAACCTATCCTAAGTATTATGAGGAATGCATCGAGTGGCTTACCACGTATTTTCAGCATTTTACCGTACGTAATGAAGAGCGGCTCCTGTTCATGAGTTATTTAGCTTACCCTAGCTCTGTCATAGCTGTGGTGGAAAAGTATTTTCATACACCGAAGGATAAGCGGAATGAAAGGAAATCCCTTAAGAAGCTTCAACGGCATTACTGGCTTCTGAAAAACACGGAATACGTGGTCATGCGTTTAGATGAAATGGAAAAAAAGAAGCAGGAGCAGGCGGCCGAGGCAGAATAA